In the genome of Pelecanus crispus isolate bPelCri1 chromosome 17, bPelCri1.pri, whole genome shotgun sequence, one region contains:
- the MAPK14 gene encoding mitogen-activated protein kinase 14 isoform X3 gives MSQERPKFYRQELNKTVWEVPERYQNLSPVGSGAYGSVCSAFDTKTGLRVAVKKLSRPFQSIIHAKRTYRELRLLKHMKHENVIGLLDVFTPAKSLEEFNDVYLVTHLMGADLNNIVKCQKLTDDHVQFLIYQILRGLKYIHSADIIHRDLKPSNLAVNEDCELKILDFGLARHTDDEMTGYVATRWYRAPEIMLNWMHYNQTVDIWSVGCIMAELLTGRTLFPGTDHINQLQQIMRLTGTPPAYLINRMPSHEARNYILSLSYMPKMNFENVFIGANPLAVDLLEKMLVLDTDKRITAAEALAHAYFAQYHDPDDEPVADPYDQSFESRELEIEEWKSLTYDEVISFVPPPLDQEEMES, from the exons ATGTCTCAGGAGCGGCCCAAGTTCTACCGGCAGGAGCTGAACAAGACGGTGTGGGAGGTGCCCGAGCGCTACCAGAACCTCTCCCCGGTCGGCTCCGGGGCCTACGGCTCCGTCTG TTCTGCCTTTGACACAAAAACTGGGTTGCGTGTGGCTGTAAAGAAGCTGTCCCGACCATTTCAGTCTATCATCCATGCCAAAAGGACCTACCGAGAGCTGCGGCTACTTAAGCacatgaaacatgaaaat gtGATTGGTTTGTTGGATGTGTTCACGCCTGCCAAGTCACTAGAAGAATTCAATGATGT GTACTTGGTGACACACCTTATGGGAGCAGATCTGAACAACATTGTGAAATGCCAGAAACTCACCGATGACCATGTGCAGTTCCTGATATACCAAATTCTTCGGGGACTGAAG TACATCCATTCAGCTGACATAATACACAGG gatTTAAAACCTAGTAACCTAGCTGTAAATGAAGACTGTGAGCTAAAG aTCTTGGATTTTGGCTTGGCCCGACACACGGATGATGAGATGACCGGGTACGTGGCTACCCGGTGGTACAGGGCTCCTGAGATCATGCTGAACTGGATGCATTACAACCAGACAG ttGATATTTGGTCAGTGGGATGCATTATGGCTGAACTGTTGACTGGAAGAACGTTGTTCCCTGGTACAGACC ATATTAACCAGCTTCAGCAGATCATGCGTCTGACGGGAACACCCCCTGCATATCTCATTAACAGGATGCCCAGCCATGAG GCAAGAAACTACATTCTGTCTTTGTCTTACATGCcgaaaatgaactttgaaaatgtgtttattgGTGCCAATCCACTAG CTGTGGACTTGCTAGAGAAGATGTTGGTACTGGATACAGACAAACGAATTACTGCAGCAGAAGCGTTGGCTCACGCGTACTTTGCTCAGTATCACGACCCAGATGATGAACCAGTGGCAGACCCCTATGACCAGTCTTTTGAAAGCAGAGAACTTGAGATTGAAGAATGGAAAA GCCTGACATACGATGAAGTAATCAGCTTTGTGCCACCACCGCTTGACCAAGAGGAGATGGAGTCCTGA
- the MAPK14 gene encoding mitogen-activated protein kinase 14 isoform X5, which yields MSQERPKFYRQELNKTVWEVPERYQNLSPVGSGAYGSVCSAFDTKTGLRVAVKKLSRPFQSIIHAKRTYRELRLLKHMKHENVIGLLDVFTPAKSLEEFNDVYLVTHLMGADLNNIVKCQKLTDDHVQFLIYQILRGLKDLKPSNLAVNEDCELKILDFGLARHTDDEMTGYVATRWYRAPEIMLNWMHYNQTVDIWSVGCIMAELLTGRTLFPGTDHINQLQQIMRLTGTPPAYLINRMPSHEARNYILSLSYMPKMNFENVFIGANPLAVDLLEKMLVLDTDKRITAAEALAHAYFAQYHDPDDEPVADPYDQSFESRELEIEEWKSLTYDEVISFVPPPLDQEEMES from the exons ATGTCTCAGGAGCGGCCCAAGTTCTACCGGCAGGAGCTGAACAAGACGGTGTGGGAGGTGCCCGAGCGCTACCAGAACCTCTCCCCGGTCGGCTCCGGGGCCTACGGCTCCGTCTG TTCTGCCTTTGACACAAAAACTGGGTTGCGTGTGGCTGTAAAGAAGCTGTCCCGACCATTTCAGTCTATCATCCATGCCAAAAGGACCTACCGAGAGCTGCGGCTACTTAAGCacatgaaacatgaaaat gtGATTGGTTTGTTGGATGTGTTCACGCCTGCCAAGTCACTAGAAGAATTCAATGATGT GTACTTGGTGACACACCTTATGGGAGCAGATCTGAACAACATTGTGAAATGCCAGAAACTCACCGATGACCATGTGCAGTTCCTGATATACCAAATTCTTCGGGGACTGAAG gatTTAAAACCTAGTAACCTAGCTGTAAATGAAGACTGTGAGCTAAAG aTCTTGGATTTTGGCTTGGCCCGACACACGGATGATGAGATGACCGGGTACGTGGCTACCCGGTGGTACAGGGCTCCTGAGATCATGCTGAACTGGATGCATTACAACCAGACAG ttGATATTTGGTCAGTGGGATGCATTATGGCTGAACTGTTGACTGGAAGAACGTTGTTCCCTGGTACAGACC ATATTAACCAGCTTCAGCAGATCATGCGTCTGACGGGAACACCCCCTGCATATCTCATTAACAGGATGCCCAGCCATGAG GCAAGAAACTACATTCTGTCTTTGTCTTACATGCcgaaaatgaactttgaaaatgtgtttattgGTGCCAATCCACTAG CTGTGGACTTGCTAGAGAAGATGTTGGTACTGGATACAGACAAACGAATTACTGCAGCAGAAGCGTTGGCTCACGCGTACTTTGCTCAGTATCACGACCCAGATGATGAACCAGTGGCAGACCCCTATGACCAGTCTTTTGAAAGCAGAGAACTTGAGATTGAAGAATGGAAAA GCCTGACATACGATGAAGTAATCAGCTTTGTGCCACCACCGCTTGACCAAGAGGAGATGGAGTCCTGA
- the MAPK14 gene encoding mitogen-activated protein kinase 14 isoform X2, giving the protein MSQERPKFYRQELNKTVWEVPERYQNLSPVGSGAYGSVCSAFDTKTGLRVAVKKLSRPFQSIIHAKRTYRELRLLKHMKHENVIGLLDVFTPAKSLEEFNDVYLVTHLMGADLNNIVKCQKLTDDHVQFLIYQILRGLKYIHSADIIHRDLKPSNLAVNEDCELKILDFGLARHTDDEMTGYVATRWYRAPEIMLNWMHYNQTVDIWSVGCIMAELLTGRTLFPGTDHIDQLKLILRLVGTPGPELLKKISSESARNYILSLSYMPKMNFENVFIGANPLAVDLLEKMLVLDTDKRITAAEALAHAYFAQYHDPDDEPVADPYDQSFESRELEIEEWKSLTYDEVISFVPPPLDQEEMES; this is encoded by the exons ATGTCTCAGGAGCGGCCCAAGTTCTACCGGCAGGAGCTGAACAAGACGGTGTGGGAGGTGCCCGAGCGCTACCAGAACCTCTCCCCGGTCGGCTCCGGGGCCTACGGCTCCGTCTG TTCTGCCTTTGACACAAAAACTGGGTTGCGTGTGGCTGTAAAGAAGCTGTCCCGACCATTTCAGTCTATCATCCATGCCAAAAGGACCTACCGAGAGCTGCGGCTACTTAAGCacatgaaacatgaaaat gtGATTGGTTTGTTGGATGTGTTCACGCCTGCCAAGTCACTAGAAGAATTCAATGATGT GTACTTGGTGACACACCTTATGGGAGCAGATCTGAACAACATTGTGAAATGCCAGAAACTCACCGATGACCATGTGCAGTTCCTGATATACCAAATTCTTCGGGGACTGAAG TACATCCATTCAGCTGACATAATACACAGG gatTTAAAACCTAGTAACCTAGCTGTAAATGAAGACTGTGAGCTAAAG aTCTTGGATTTTGGCTTGGCCCGACACACGGATGATGAGATGACCGGGTACGTGGCTACCCGGTGGTACAGGGCTCCTGAGATCATGCTGAACTGGATGCATTACAACCAGACAG ttGATATTTGGTCAGTGGGATGCATTATGGCTGAACTGTTGACTGGAAGAACGTTGTTCCCTGGTACAGACC ATATTGATCAGTTGAAGCTCATTTTGAGACTCGTTGGAACCCCAGGGCCTGagcttttgaagaaaatctcCTCAGAGTCT GCAAGAAACTACATTCTGTCTTTGTCTTACATGCcgaaaatgaactttgaaaatgtgtttattgGTGCCAATCCACTAG CTGTGGACTTGCTAGAGAAGATGTTGGTACTGGATACAGACAAACGAATTACTGCAGCAGAAGCGTTGGCTCACGCGTACTTTGCTCAGTATCACGACCCAGATGATGAACCAGTGGCAGACCCCTATGACCAGTCTTTTGAAAGCAGAGAACTTGAGATTGAAGAATGGAAAA GCCTGACATACGATGAAGTAATCAGCTTTGTGCCACCACCGCTTGACCAAGAGGAGATGGAGTCCTGA
- the MAPK14 gene encoding mitogen-activated protein kinase 14 isoform X1, with protein sequence MSQERPKFYRQELNKTVWEVPERYQNLSPVGSGAYGSVCSAFDTKTGLRVAVKKLSRPFQSIIHAKRTYRELRLLKHMKHENVIGLLDVFTPAKSLEEFNDVYLVTHLMGADLNNIVKCQKLTDDHVQFLIYQILRGLKYIHSADIIHRDLKPSNLAVNEDCELKILDFGLARHTDDEMTGYVATRWYRAPEIMLNWMHYNQTVDIWSVGCIMAELLTGRTLFPGTDHIDQLKLILRLVGTPGPELLKKISSESLQQIMRLTGTPPAYLINRMPSHEARNYILSLSYMPKMNFENVFIGANPLAVDLLEKMLVLDTDKRITAAEALAHAYFAQYHDPDDEPVADPYDQSFESRELEIEEWKSLTYDEVISFVPPPLDQEEMES encoded by the exons ATGTCTCAGGAGCGGCCCAAGTTCTACCGGCAGGAGCTGAACAAGACGGTGTGGGAGGTGCCCGAGCGCTACCAGAACCTCTCCCCGGTCGGCTCCGGGGCCTACGGCTCCGTCTG TTCTGCCTTTGACACAAAAACTGGGTTGCGTGTGGCTGTAAAGAAGCTGTCCCGACCATTTCAGTCTATCATCCATGCCAAAAGGACCTACCGAGAGCTGCGGCTACTTAAGCacatgaaacatgaaaat gtGATTGGTTTGTTGGATGTGTTCACGCCTGCCAAGTCACTAGAAGAATTCAATGATGT GTACTTGGTGACACACCTTATGGGAGCAGATCTGAACAACATTGTGAAATGCCAGAAACTCACCGATGACCATGTGCAGTTCCTGATATACCAAATTCTTCGGGGACTGAAG TACATCCATTCAGCTGACATAATACACAGG gatTTAAAACCTAGTAACCTAGCTGTAAATGAAGACTGTGAGCTAAAG aTCTTGGATTTTGGCTTGGCCCGACACACGGATGATGAGATGACCGGGTACGTGGCTACCCGGTGGTACAGGGCTCCTGAGATCATGCTGAACTGGATGCATTACAACCAGACAG ttGATATTTGGTCAGTGGGATGCATTATGGCTGAACTGTTGACTGGAAGAACGTTGTTCCCTGGTACAGACC ATATTGATCAGTTGAAGCTCATTTTGAGACTCGTTGGAACCCCAGGGCCTGagcttttgaagaaaatctcCTCAGAGTCT CTTCAGCAGATCATGCGTCTGACGGGAACACCCCCTGCATATCTCATTAACAGGATGCCCAGCCATGAG GCAAGAAACTACATTCTGTCTTTGTCTTACATGCcgaaaatgaactttgaaaatgtgtttattgGTGCCAATCCACTAG CTGTGGACTTGCTAGAGAAGATGTTGGTACTGGATACAGACAAACGAATTACTGCAGCAGAAGCGTTGGCTCACGCGTACTTTGCTCAGTATCACGACCCAGATGATGAACCAGTGGCAGACCCCTATGACCAGTCTTTTGAAAGCAGAGAACTTGAGATTGAAGAATGGAAAA GCCTGACATACGATGAAGTAATCAGCTTTGTGCCACCACCGCTTGACCAAGAGGAGATGGAGTCCTGA
- the MAPK14 gene encoding mitogen-activated protein kinase 14 isoform X4, producing MSQERPKFYRQELNKTVWEVPERYQNLSPVGSGAYGSVCSAFDTKTGLRVAVKKLSRPFQSIIHAKRTYRELRLLKHMKHENVIGLLDVFTPAKSLEEFNDVYLVTHLMGADLNNIVKCQKLTDDHVQFLIYQILRGLKYIHSADIIHRDLKPSNLAVNEDCELKILDFGLARHTDDEMTGYVATRWYRAPEIMLNWMHYNQTDIDQLKLILRLVGTPGPELLKKISSESLQQIMRLTGTPPAYLINRMPSHEARNYILSLSYMPKMNFENVFIGANPLAVDLLEKMLVLDTDKRITAAEALAHAYFAQYHDPDDEPVADPYDQSFESRELEIEEWKSLTYDEVISFVPPPLDQEEMES from the exons ATGTCTCAGGAGCGGCCCAAGTTCTACCGGCAGGAGCTGAACAAGACGGTGTGGGAGGTGCCCGAGCGCTACCAGAACCTCTCCCCGGTCGGCTCCGGGGCCTACGGCTCCGTCTG TTCTGCCTTTGACACAAAAACTGGGTTGCGTGTGGCTGTAAAGAAGCTGTCCCGACCATTTCAGTCTATCATCCATGCCAAAAGGACCTACCGAGAGCTGCGGCTACTTAAGCacatgaaacatgaaaat gtGATTGGTTTGTTGGATGTGTTCACGCCTGCCAAGTCACTAGAAGAATTCAATGATGT GTACTTGGTGACACACCTTATGGGAGCAGATCTGAACAACATTGTGAAATGCCAGAAACTCACCGATGACCATGTGCAGTTCCTGATATACCAAATTCTTCGGGGACTGAAG TACATCCATTCAGCTGACATAATACACAGG gatTTAAAACCTAGTAACCTAGCTGTAAATGAAGACTGTGAGCTAAAG aTCTTGGATTTTGGCTTGGCCCGACACACGGATGATGAGATGACCGGGTACGTGGCTACCCGGTGGTACAGGGCTCCTGAGATCATGCTGAACTGGATGCATTACAACCAGACAG ATATTGATCAGTTGAAGCTCATTTTGAGACTCGTTGGAACCCCAGGGCCTGagcttttgaagaaaatctcCTCAGAGTCT CTTCAGCAGATCATGCGTCTGACGGGAACACCCCCTGCATATCTCATTAACAGGATGCCCAGCCATGAG GCAAGAAACTACATTCTGTCTTTGTCTTACATGCcgaaaatgaactttgaaaatgtgtttattgGTGCCAATCCACTAG CTGTGGACTTGCTAGAGAAGATGTTGGTACTGGATACAGACAAACGAATTACTGCAGCAGAAGCGTTGGCTCACGCGTACTTTGCTCAGTATCACGACCCAGATGATGAACCAGTGGCAGACCCCTATGACCAGTCTTTTGAAAGCAGAGAACTTGAGATTGAAGAATGGAAAA GCCTGACATACGATGAAGTAATCAGCTTTGTGCCACCACCGCTTGACCAAGAGGAGATGGAGTCCTGA